Proteins from one Leptolyngbya sp. 'hensonii' genomic window:
- a CDS encoding ssl1498 family light-harvesting-like protein, translating into MNTINNEGLSNIYASEPSVYYAEYPSEDQQSRYAFQGAIAALFVGLLILTSLAVS; encoded by the coding sequence ATGAATACCATCAACAACGAAGGTCTGTCCAACATCTACGCTTCTGAGCCCTCCGTTTACTACGCTGAGTATCCCTCTGAAGATCAGCAATCCCGCTACGCCTTCCAAGGTGCGATCGCAGCCCTGTTTGTTGGTCTCCTGATTTTGACTTCCCTGGCCGTTAGCTAA